The DNA window TCTTTGTCTTGCAGCTGCCCTTCCGTGATGAAATCCAAGAGTTTTTTGTATCCTGAAGGAATGGATTCCAGTTCCACCGATTCTTTAAATGTTCTGGCTCTTGTAGTGTAAAACGTCTTATTTGCAAGCCCAATCAGTTTCGCACTTTGCCAGAGCAAATCTCTGGCACCTATATCTAGATAATTTAAGTTGCCATTGCTGTAATTATTTCTTATTTTCGCAATGGTTTCATAAGGCTCCCAGACCATGAACTCTTGCATAATATCTCGCCTATTAGCATCCAATGCTTCAAAAGGAAGGTCTTTGACTTGCTCGAATAAATGAGTTGGATCATGAATCGAAAGAATATGAATAAACACACCGGCCTTAATCGCCCATGAATCGTCCACTTCTTTTGCTTGTTCGATAAATGTACGATGGTCTTTTGTACTGAGTTCGATTTTGAATTTGTCGTAGATAAATTCAAGGCTCTTTAACTGATTGGCATCTTTTGTAGTGACATGCAATTCGATGTCTGAAAACGGTCCATCCGTTTTTAAAGCGATAGATCCATAAGCACCGATAGCCAATATGGCATCCCCGTGTGCATCGAGCAGTCTCTCTTTTATCGTGTGTATCATTTCTAACTTTTCTTTTCTCGTCGTTGAAACCGGATAGGCTAGCATGTCTAAATCCTTTCATACACCTTACCCGCAACGAAAAGAACATGCTAAGGCCTCTTGAAAAAATGGCGTAGTTTCTATCTACTATATCCAAAATTTTCTTTTAACGCCATTTATTTTCTGTTAATTTCACGTATAATAGGAATAATCAAATTTCTCGATAAATCGAAATCCCCCAAGATTTATCTTCAATCGGAAAGGAACTGCTGATATGATAATTAGTCCAATTTGATCCCCCTTCAATAGAAATCATTTAAGAAATGAACTCTTGGGGGAACTTATTCATGAAACTGAATCGAAATTTCAACTTATTGCTGACCGGGCAATCGCTTGCCAACATCGGCGATGTCTTGTACATTGTCAGCATCATTTACATGATTTTCGAATTGACCGGATCAGCCACTGCGGCTGCTTTTGTCCCGTTTACCATCACCAGTTCGATGTTCATCTCGAACACCTTAACACCTTTGTTGATGCAACGCTTCAACCTGAAATGGCTGTTGGCAGGTTCGCAGATGGGCAAAACGGTGTTGCTAATCGGACTGGCATTCTTTCTGCCGCAACTCTCGCTGGCCAATTTTTACGGACTGTTTTTGCTTATCAGCCTAGTCGCCTTACTGGACGGCTGTGCCAATCCCGTAACCCAATCGCTCATTCCGAATTACGTGAAAAGCGAACAGTTGCTAAAAACAAATGGCCTTATGGAAACTGTTACCCAACTAATCCAAACCGCCATGTGGTTTGTCGGTAGCTCCTTGTTGATTTGGCTCTCTGCAAATGAATTGGTCTGGTTAACAGCCGGCTTATTTTTGGTCTCGAGTCTGCTATTGAGCTTTTTGGAGAGGGTCTACTTTACGCCATCGAAGGCGCAAGGAAAGTGGGAACAAATTACAGAAGGCTGGCAAACGGTCTCCAATTCGCCTGTACTCAAGCGAATTGTCTGGATGGATGTCCTGGAGACGATAGCTGGGACGGTGTGGATTGCGGCGATTCTCTATGTTTTTGTCAGTGATGCCTTATTAGTAGATGAAAAATGGTGGGGGTTCATCAATGGCGCATTTTTTTTAGGATTGATCGCTGGCAGCTTGTTCTGTCTGCGGTTTTCAGATTGGATCGAACAAAAGCTCAGCCAGTTTATTTTCCTTGGTGCAATCTCCAGCAGCTTGGTCACCATCTTCTTTGGCTTGACGAACCTTCCGATGCTTGCGCTGCTTTTTTCCTTTTTGGTTGGGGTTTTTGGTCAGATTAAAAATATTCCGCAACAGACGGTAGTTCAGACAAGTGTTCCCAAAGCACAATTGCCAACCGTATTTACTACACTCGGCGCAATTGGTACCGGAACCTTTGGCATTGCTTCCCTTTTGATGGGTGTTCTGGCAGACGCATTTGGCATTCGCGGGGTATTCATTTTGTCTGGAATTTTATTGAGCATCGTCAGCTTGATTGCTTATAAAGGCAGAGTCTTACTATGGCGAACAGTATAAGCTTTTAATAGAAGAACTTTACGATCAGCTGGCTGATTTGATGGCTGAAAAACGGCTACTGACAGAAAATATCTCTACTTTTTCAGTCGTGGAAGTCCGCGGAGCCATCGCAACTGCCTCCCCTGTCATTGATGAAGGAGACGGGTGGGAATAACCGTTGTATCAGCTTGAATGGACACAGTATTCAACGGAAGATTATGAACAGCTTGATGGCAGCCAAAAGATTTTCGTCCATAAAGCGCTGGACCGAATCAAATTGAGAGTTATGGAAGCGGGCCAATCCCTTCACGGCAACTTGGCGCAATGCAACAAGCTGAAAAACAAGAAGATGGGCCTGCGGATTATTTTCAGAGAAGCCGAGGCGACCATCCAAATAATTCAGATTGTAGCTATTGGAAAACGCGATAAAGAAAAAATTATAAAATGGCTGAAGAGTGATTAAGCTAATTGAAATGAAGAACAAGTTTTCCCGACTAAAAAGAGTCCGACAAAGCGAACACTTTAGAAGTGCTCGCTTTGCCGGACTCTTATTTTGTTGAACCAAATTATTCTCTATTTTGATGACTACAACTTCTGATAATCTGATGATACGTAAACTAGACTATCTTTATAAAGTTGATTTTCTTCTTGTAAAACTGATTCTGATTTACATACATATATGAACCAAGCCTATAGATATTAACTTCTCAGCCCACGGCCTTTTTCGATCAGATACCAATTGAGTCCATAAAGTAAAACCACAAAAATAATCGAAATGAGAACAGAGAATAGAATCGGTACATCGATTACACCGAGGATCCCGAATCGAAATCCAGAAATCATATAAACAATCGGGTTGAACTTTGATACAAACTGCCAAAATGGAGGCAACATCGAGATGGCAAAAAATACACCACCTAAGTAAGTTAATGGCTGAAGAACAAAAGTAGGAACAATAGACACATCGTCAAACGATTTTGCAAAAATGCCGTTCAACAGACCAGCCAAAGAGAACAAAATAGACGTCATTAAAAACGTTAATATGACAATACTCCAAGAATGGACTTGCAACGGGACAAAAAGTAGCGAGATAATGGTGACCAGTACCCCTACCAGAGTACTTCTTCCTAGTCCTCCCATCACAAATCCCCAAATAATAATATGGGTCGGGACGGGAGCGACCAATAGTTCTTCAATATTCTTTTGAAATTTTTGTGAGAAAAATGATGACGATACATTCGAGTAGGAACTGGTAATGACTGACATCATAATCAATCCAGGAACAATAAACTCCATGTACGAAAATCCTTCCATTTCGCCAATCCTTTTGCCAATCAAATTCCCAAAGATGATAAAGTATAAGGAAGTCGTAATAACAGGCGGAACCAATGTTTGGATCCAAATTCTAAGATAACGGTTCGTTTCTTTGACCGCCAAACCTTTTAATGCTACTAAATATAGTTTAAACATGTGAATCCTCCACTACGCAGTTTCTTTTGTAAGTTTTAAAAATAACTCTTCTAATCGATTAGACTTATTACGCATCGACAACACTTTAATCCCTTGTTCGGTCAATTGGTTAAACAGTTCGTTGATCCCTTGATCACGCCCTACTTCCACAGAAAGGGATCCTTCATCCATAAGTTCACTCTTATAGCCTTTAATTACCGGAATTTGTCCTGAAGATTCAATATCTAAAATAATTGTTTCAAACTGAAGCTTAGCAAGCAATGATTTCATACTTGTATCTTCAATCAGCTGCCCCTTTTGAATAATACCAATATTGCGGCATAACATCTCCGCTTCTTCCAAATAATGTGTTGTCAAAATTATCGTCGTACCATTATCATTCAACTCTTTCAGAAACGTCCACATCTCTCGTCTCAATTCAATGTCCACACCCGCCGTCGGCTCATCAAGAATAAGTAGACGCGGTTCATGCATCAAGGCGCGTGAAATCATCAATCGACGTTTCATCCCTCCGGAAAGCATCCGTGCCTGAACATTTTTTTTCTCCCATAAATCAGACTGCTTCAAGTACTTTTCGCTGCGCTCTAATGCTTCCTTCCTTGATACGCCGTAATAACCTGCCTGGTTCACGACAATCTGTTGAACCGTTTCAAAAGGACTGAAGTTAAACTCCTGGGGGACCAAACCAATCTGCAGCTTCGCCTGCATTAACTGTGTGTCCATATCATAGCCGAAGACTTTGACATTTCCTGATGTCTTATTGACAAGGGATGTCACAATCCCGATGGTCGTAGATTTCCCAGCACCGTTAGGACCTAAAAGAGCGTAGAAGTCTCCTTCTTCTACTTTCAAATCGATGCCACGCAAAGCCTCAACGCCGCCAGTATAGACCTTTTTCAAGTCGTTTATTTCTAATGCATATGTCATTCACTTTATCTCCTAACTATCTTTTTATTAGTTGTATTTAACTACCTAATTGCCAGTATGCCACTCCCTCATATTCGTAAAGATTTGTGTATACATTTTTTAAATGCGCCGGTTGTGAAATTAAGCTAGACAACCGAAAAAGTCATTCGTGATACCTCACAATGTATTTTCCAATCAAAGAAAAACTTCAGAGTGATCACGAATGAACCGGTGATGATAGAATCCTACCACAACCAAATATGCACGTTTCAATCATCGCTGAGTGCCTGAATCGTTCCAGACAGCCAATTTATAATATCATAAAATTCCTGGAATCGGGGCATAAAGCCCTCGACTTTCACAAGTAGTACGAAAGAAACAAGAAACCTTGCGTTTGCTGAAAATGGGCTTACCGAAGAAAAAATCGCTTATATTCAAGACAAGATGACGCAAGTCTAAACAACAGATGTCATTGTCGGTCGTGAAAAAAAGCAATCCACTGTTTCATGCGCACGCTCTATCACATGTTCAAAAATCGGATTTTTAATGTAGCGACTCTGCCGATAAAAGGGAAACGGAAATCCCATAGTCACTAGGAACGTCACGGAAAGCAGGCGTTCAAAAGGTACATTTTCGAAAAAGAATTCGGGCACATTGAAGAGATACCATTGTGGGCGCCCGACACAAAAGTGCGGTAACCACGCTCGTTGAAAGGCTAACAAAAGTCATCATCGCCGTGAAGCCTGCAGGATAAGGCGTGCCATAGTGAGACCACATTACATCAGTTGTTTCAAGGGATTCCCAGAAATCTGTTCAAGTCCATCACGTTTGATTCTAAAAAGGAATTCTTCAACTGAAAAGCGCTGTTGAACCAACATGACGTCTCGATTTATTTTACGGATCCCGGCACGCCTTCTAAGCGCCTTGAATGAACATTCCAACGAGCTGCTTTGAAAAGGCTGCCAAAGGAAATGGACTTCGACCAGGTGGATCAACCGTTCATTTCCTCAGT is part of the Planococcus kocurii genome and encodes:
- a CDS encoding MFS transporter, with product MKLNRNFNLLLTGQSLANIGDVLYIVSIIYMIFELTGSATAAAFVPFTITSSMFISNTLTPLLMQRFNLKWLLAGSQMGKTVLLIGLAFFLPQLSLANFYGLFLLISLVALLDGCANPVTQSLIPNYVKSEQLLKTNGLMETVTQLIQTAMWFVGSSLLIWLSANELVWLTAGLFLVSSLLLSFLERVYFTPSKAQGKWEQITEGWQTVSNSPVLKRIVWMDVLETIAGTVWIAAILYVFVSDALLVDEKWWGFINGAFFLGLIAGSLFCLRFSDWIEQKLSQFIFLGAISSSLVTIFFGLTNLPMLALLFSFLVGVFGQIKNIPQQTVVQTSVPKAQLPTVFTTLGAIGTGTFGIASLLMGVLADAFGIRGVFILSGILLSIVSLIAYKGRVLLWRTV
- a CDS encoding kanamycin nucleotidyltransferase C-terminal domain-containing protein; its protein translation is MLAYPVSTTRKEKLEMIHTIKERLLDAHGDAILAIGAYGSIALKTDGPFSDIELHVTTKDANQLKSLEFIYDKFKIELSTKDHRTFIEQAKEVDDSWAIKAGVFIHILSIHDPTHLFEQVKDLPFEALDANRRDIMQEFMVWEPYETIAKIRNNYSNGNLNYLDIGARDLLWQSAKLIGLANKTFYTTRARTFKESVELESIPSGYKKLLDFITEGQLQDKEKFYSLCEDLWTGLNEWYNNMGLDYRLKELPI
- a CDS encoding ABC transporter ATP-binding protein; translation: MTYALEINDLKKVYTGGVEALRGIDLKVEEGDFYALLGPNGAGKSTTIGIVTSLVNKTSGNVKVFGYDMDTQLMQAKLQIGLVPQEFNFSPFETVQQIVVNQAGYYGVSRKEALERSEKYLKQSDLWEKKNVQARMLSGGMKRRLMISRALMHEPRLLILDEPTAGVDIELRREMWTFLKELNDNGTTIILTTHYLEEAEMLCRNIGIIQKGQLIEDTSMKSLLAKLQFETIILDIESSGQIPVIKGYKSELMDEGSLSVEVGRDQGINELFNQLTEQGIKVLSMRNKSNRLEELFLKLTKETA
- a CDS encoding ABC transporter permease, giving the protein MFKLYLVALKGLAVKETNRYLRIWIQTLVPPVITTSLYFIIFGNLIGKRIGEMEGFSYMEFIVPGLIMMSVITSSYSNVSSSFFSQKFQKNIEELLVAPVPTHIIIWGFVMGGLGRSTLVGVLVTIISLLFVPLQVHSWSIVILTFLMTSILFSLAGLLNGIFAKSFDDVSIVPTFVLQPLTYLGGVFFAISMLPPFWQFVSKFNPIVYMISGFRFGILGVIDVPILFSVLISIIFVVLLYGLNWYLIEKGRGLRS